Proteins encoded by one window of Yamadazyma tenuis chromosome 2, complete sequence:
- the AIM18 gene encoding Altered inheritance of mitochondria protein 18 mitochondrial (COG:S; EggNog:ENOG503NZAH; BUSCO:EOG09264B74), which yields MFKAFRSFNTNVKVFTGVAGALVGVQALSVYNPIYLENLKSVLVDNSIDPFPTKLSNYSMLGHGVRSVTFIGFKVYGAAIYVKDSDKSKVKSIVSERGFEKLEDVEESTELISKICDSVDFKVRICPVRNTDFNHLRDGFVKSILSNPLSKNNAAVGAGLDELRTLFKGFKGSVPKNHILLLQTDKGKLTFTYENTKTGEIKVLGTVNEPLVSKLLLISYLSSRKPLSEPLRKSCVEGIKNL from the coding sequence ATGTTCAAGGCATTCAGAAGCTTCAATACGAATGTCAAGGTCTTTACTGGCGTTGCCGGTGCTTTGGTGGGTGTACAGGCCCTTAGTGTATACAATCCTATATACTTAGAAAACTTAAAGTCCGTTTTGGTTGATAACAGTATCGATCCGTTTCCTACGAAGCTCTCCAATTATCTGATGTTAGGCCACGGTGTGAGATCAGTTACATTCATCGGCTTCAAAGTGTATGGTGCTGCTATTTACGTCAAGGACTCGGACAAATCAAAGGTCAAAAGTATTGTCAGTGAAAGaggttttgaaaaattagaagatgttgaagagtCAACCGAATTGATCTCAAAAATATGTGACAGTGTTGACTTCAAAGTACGTATTTGTCCTGTCAGAAACACTGATTTCAACCACTTGAGAGACGGATTTGTTAAGCTGATTTTGTCGAACCCATTATCGAAGAATAATGCTGCTGTTGGAGCTGGTTTAGACGAGTTGAGAACTCTTTTCAAAGGATTCAAAGGATCTGTACCTAAAAATCACATTTTGTTGTTACAAACAGATAAAGGCAAGTTAACCTTCACTTACGAAAATACCAAGACTGGAGAGATCAAGGTCTTGGGAACGGTCAACGAGCCATTGGTGAGTAAATTGTTACTCATTAGTTATCTTTCCAGTAGAAAGCCTCTTAGTGAACCTTTGAGAAAGAGTTGTGTGGAAGGAATCAAGAATTTGTAA
- the MCH1 gene encoding Putative monocarboxylate transporter mch1 (COG:U; EggNog:ENOG503NYMF): MINRVSIKIRNTAEKYVSGGVVKQISFGISLLSCLLLGSVLIFSLVAENLILELDFKIFHVNLISSFTVIGMYLCLPILGYLSDVYGNNLLSFIAIFTLVPSYILNYFAVFQFSNKLAWFCFTYCLIGLGTSSLYFSSLLTCSKIYPEKKGLSISLPVTSYGVSALISTQILKLSYFQQNHHLDLLRVFKFFAILYLVMGVLNFMATSIIIERTHKIDENTELIPISSIEPPSHKAKFIRFLKSPSMYILLGSLFLNLGPLETYQNNLNSIAWEINRKGSGSIDLNSQIILLSIFSTITRLVVGVMSDHMNKRDILIGLLALGSINQAISWMKLTPDTMNFITVIDGITYGGVFTIYPTIIAEIWGIEMLGSTWGLFMIAPAISTSLFSLVYGSLLDNFGDLVVYFKICFFSFVTSTALVVCIRNVKPVGHHIAL, encoded by the coding sequence ATGATAAATAGGGTGTCAATAAAAATCCGGAACACTGCCGAGAAATATGTGTCTGGGGGAGTGGTAAAACAGATCTCTTTTGGGATCTCCCTTTTATCATGTTTACTCCTTGGCTCCGTGTTaatcttctctttggtGGCGGAGAACTTAATCCTTGAGTTGGACTTTAAAATCTTCCACGTTAACTTGATAAGCTCCTTTACCGTTATTGGCATGTACTTATGTTTACCGATCTTAGGGTATCTCTCTGATGTTTATGGGAACAACTTACTTTCATTCATCGCCATTTTCACGTTGGTACCAAGCTATATTCTCAACTACTTTGCTGTATTTCAGTTTTCCAATAAACTTGCCTGGTTTTGCTTCACATACTGCTTGATTGGTCTTGGAACTTCTTCCTTGTACTTCCTGAGTTTGCTCACATGTTCCAAGATTTACCCTGAAAAAAAAGGATTGTCAATATCGTTACCCGTGACCAGTTACGGGGTTTCAGCATTAATATCCACTCAGATCTTGAAACTTTCatattttcaacaaaatcaccacctTGACTTACTTCGTGTCTTTAAGTTTTTTGCCATTCTCTACTTGGTAATGGGTGTGCTAAACTTTATGGCCACATCTATAATCATCGAACGTACACATAagattgatgaaaataCTGAATTAATTCCGATAAGCTCAATTGAACCACCCAGTCACAAAGCCAAGTTTATTAGGTTTCTCAAGAGTCCGCTGATGTACATTTTGTTGGGGTCATTGTTTTTGAATCTTGGTCCTTTGGAAACATATCAgaataacttgaactctATTGCATGGGAAATAAATAGGAAAGGATCAGGGTCGATTGATTTAAACTCCCAAATTATACTACTTTCCATATTCTCAACCATTACCCGACTTGTTGTGGGAGTTATGTCCGATCACATGAATAAAAGAGATATCTTGATCGGACTTTTGGCACTTGGCCTGATTAACCAAGCCATTTCCTGGATGAAGTTAACTCCTGATACAATGAATTTCATTACCGTGATAGACGGTATTACGTATGGGGGGGTGTTTACAATATACCCTACAATTATTGCCGAGATATGGGGTATCGAGATGTTAGGGTCGACATGGGGACTATTCATGATAGCACCGGCTATTTCTACTAGTTTGTTTTCGTTGGTCTATGGGTCGCTTCTCGATAACTTCGGTGATTTAGTGGTCTACTTTAAAatctgcttcttcagctttgTTACCAGCACGGCATTGGTGGTGTGTATTCGGAACGTCAAGCCCGTTGGACACCATATAGCACTTTAG
- the MPG1 gene encoding mannose-1-phosphate guanyltransferase (EggNog:ENOG503NTZ3; COG:M), translating to MKGLILVGGYGTRLRPLTLTTPKPLVEFANRPMILHQIEALAAAGVTDIVLAVNYKPEVMVGTLKKYEKEYGVTIEFSLEEEPMGTAGPLKLAEKTLKKDDSPFFVLNSDVICDYPFKELAEFHKNHGGKGTIVATKVDEPSKYGVIVHDRDTPNLIDRFVEKPVEFVGNRINAGLYILNPEVIDLIDLKPTSIEKETFPILVEEKQLYSFDLEGYWMDVGQPKDFLSGTCLYLNSLSKRQPEKLSNEKFVYGGNVLIDPTAKIHPSALIGPNVTIGPNVVVGEGARIQRSVLLANSVVHGHAWVKSTIVGWNSRIGKWARTEGVTVLGDDVEVKEGIYVNGAKVLPHKSISSNVEKEAIIM from the coding sequence ATGAAAGGATTAATTTTAGTCGGTGGATATGGTACTCGTTTGAGACCTTTAACCTTGACCACCCCAAAACCTTTGGTTGAATTTGCCAACAGACCCATGATCTTGCACCAAATTGAAGCTTTGGCCGCTGCTGGTGTCACTGATATCGTTTTGGCTGTTAACTACAAGCCTGAAGTTATGGTTGGTACTTTAAAGAAATATGAGAAAGAATACGGTGTCACCATTGAAttttctcttgaagaagaaccaatGGGTACTGCTGGtccattgaagttggctgaaaagactttgaagaaagatgatTCTCCATTCTTTGTGTTGAACTCTGACGTCATTTGTGACTACCCATTTAAGGAGTTGGCTGAATTCCACAAAAACCACGGTGGTAAAGGTACTATTGTCGCTACCAAAGTCGATGAACCTTCTAAATACGGGGTTATTGTTCATGACAGAGATACTCCTAACTTGATTGACagatttgttgaaaagcCAGTCGAATTTGTTGGTAACAGAATTAATGCTGGTTTGTACATCTTGAACCCAGAAGTCATCgatttgattgacttgaagCCAACTTCTATCGAAAAGGAAACTTTCCCAATCttggttgaagagaaacaaTTATACTCTTTCGATTTGGAAGGTTACTGGATGGATGTCGGTCAACCAAAGGACTTTTTGTCCGGTACTTGTCTCtacttgaactcgttgTCTAAGAGACAACCAGAAAAGTTATCTAACGAGAAGTTTGTCTACGGAGGAAATGTTTTGATTGACCCAACTGCCAAGATCCACCCATCTGCTTTAATCGGTCCTAATGTCACTATTGGGCCAAATGTAGTTGTTGGTGAGGGTGCCAGAATTCAAAGATCCGTATTATTGGCTAACTCAGTTGTCCATGGCCATGCTTGGGTTAAGTCCACCATTGTTGGATGGAACTCCAGAATCGGTAAATGGGCCAGAACTGAAGGTGTTACTGTCTTGGGTGATGACGTTGAAGTGAAAGAAGGAATCTATGTCAACGGTGCCAAGGTCTTGCCTCACAAGTCTATTAGTTCTAACGTTGAAAAGGAGGCCATTATTATGTAA
- a CDS encoding uncharacterized protein (EggNog:ENOG503NUN7; COG:Q), whose translation MKTIHHQKLAHITTRALSKTPSSSLPLIVSEEVQQALAQNKPVVSLESTILTHGFPYPENLSLGEQFEKAVRQEGGVPATIAFLKGVPHVGLSSSQLIELTENSKTAVKVSRRDIGHVMAKKLYGATTIASTSILSCMAGISVFGTGGLGGVHKEGQFTMDVSNDLVELGRNPITVVCAGPKSILDIGLTMEYLETQGVYVTTYNEFKDPIDTVEIPGFYARKSGIKSPNAFESFGEIADIIRHQRLMNLESGNLVCIPPPSDFAMDSGVIGKIIEDAYEEAKHLGIKGKEITPFLLLKIGEMTKGKSLDSNKHFVLNNIKCATKIASELTNLKDDYIDMTIVEEDLTDHALKHIEAFKPKPTSLVKSRKIGSLNHPVDLITPTVNEMNAIYESIDQNGRFNDDWFEVIDTLKLDDIQRFILKGKLLELYNEGIIQKCFRILPFARNILLKLGKHGVLTLGQTKESIFMAARKSQIQTANFYIDYYPVPPENENLEIVNMTGAGDSMLGYLISHYRTLDKEKLMRNCQLASGLSISHAEAINPHLKNIQ comes from the exons atgaaaaccattcaccaccagaaaCTAGCTCACATTACGACTAGAGCATTGTCAAAGACTCCCAGCAGTTCGCTTCCTTTGATTGTATCCGAAGAAGTACAACAGGCCTTGGCTCAAAACAAGCCGGTGGTATCTCTAGAATCAACCATTCTCACTCATGGGTTCCCCTACCCAGAAAACCTTTCATTAGGCGAACAGTTTGAGAAGGCCGTACGCCAAGAAGGAGGGGTGCCGGCAACCATTGCATTTTTGAAAGGGGTGCCGCACGTTGGACTTAGTTCTCTGCAATTGATAGAATTAACAGAGAATTCCAAAACGGCTGTTAAAGTTTCTCGCCGTGATATAGGCCATGTTATGGCCAAAAAATTATATGGTGCTACCACAATTGCTTCAACAAGCATTTTGTCATGTATGGCTGGGATCAGTGTTTTTGGTACTGGTGGTCTTGGAGGAGTTCACAAAGAAGGTCAATTCACCATGGATGTTTCCAACGATTTGGTAGAGTTGGGAAGAAACCCAATCACAGTAGTATGTGCCGGGCCAAAGTCTATCTTGGATATTGGACTCACTATGGAGTACTTAGAAACTCAAGGGGTGTACGTCACTACTTATAACGAGTTTAAGGATCCAATTGACACCGTTGAAATTCCTGGGTTCTACGCTCGTAAATCAGGAATAAAGTCACCTAATGCATTTGAGTCATTTGGTGAGATAGCTGATATCATTCGCCATCAGAGGCtaatgaacttggagtctGGAAACTTGGTGTGTATTCCACCCCCTCTGGATTTTGCCATGGACTCTGGAGTCATAGGCAAGATCATTGAGGATGCCTACGAAGAAGCAAAACACTTGGGTATCAAGGGGAAAGAGATTACACcattcttgttgttgaagatcgGAGAAATGACTAAAGGAAAGTCCCTTGACTCGAACAAGCACTTTGTGTTGAATAATATCAAGTGTGCTACTAAAATCGCTCTGGAGTTGACTAAC CTAAAAGATGATTATAT TGATATGACAattgtggaagaagaccTCACAGACCATGCCCTCAAACATATAGAGGCATTCAAGCCTA AGCCAACctctttggtcaaatcaAGAAAAATTGGAAGCTTGAACCATCCTGTTGACTTGATTACCCCCACAGTCAATGAAATGAACGCTATTTATGAGTCAATTGACCAAAACGGCAGGTTTAACGACGATTGGTTTGAAGTTATAGACACTTTGAAACTCGATGATATCCAAAGATTCATTCTAAAAGGTAAGCTTTTAGAGCTCTACAATGAAGGTATAATACAAAAATGCTTCAGAATCCTTCCATTTGCAAGAAATATCCTATTGAAGCTCGGAAAGCATGGCGTTTTGACACTTGGCCAAACAAAAGAGAGTATATTTATGGCTGCAAGAAAATCGCAAATTCAAACCGCAAACTTCTACATTGACTACTATCCAGTTCCTCCAGAGAATGAAAACTTAGAAATCGTCAACATGACAGGTGCGGGAGATTCAATGCTTGGATACCTCATCAGCCACTACCGGACTTTGGATAAAGAAAAGCTTATGAGGAACTGCCAGCTTGCCAGTGGTCTCTCCATTTCGCACGCTGAAGCCATCAATCCTCACCTTAAAAATATCCAATGA
- the GIT2 gene encoding glycerophosphoinositol permease (EggNog:ENOG503NUIA; COG:P): MATRDLPKSFKQLSTGWIQHLDNEITFNRKTPSQIKEEEDPNYVRKVKMKNLWPAFCAGAGLFSEGYVNNSISTVSTILSRIYGTAYSESNAISNVSSIAFVGIVLGQLGFGYVSDHIHRKGGMLVANVMLIFFTLLTAVGTWGAHGSPGGLFAALTTFRFFLGIAIGAEYPTSSVIASEFANQLPSGHRNRYFVWFTDFMIDFGFVVSAFVPLVLLWIFSTRHLTAVWRLTLGLGVFPPLALFFMRLKVADSDAFKKMNIKRVKKVPFLLIAKFYWFRLFIVSFIWFLYNFSVYSFGTYSSYIFAQIIPTDADGNADLYKTFGWNVVFNLFYIPGSFLGGLMADYFGPRLTLAIGVGLQAVVGFIMAGCYDSLAKHIAAFIVVFGIFSALGEVGPGDNIGLLASKTSATAIRGEYYGIAAAWGKIGAFVGTWVFPVIISHTDGVKTPIFISSGFCVISCILALFFVPPVGQDAINKEDDDFLNYLVDNGFDVSQLGESVEIDEQAQKESEGDSDVQTVNEILDTKKQ; this comes from the coding sequence ATGGCGACTAGAGATCTTCCAAAATCGTTTAAACAGTTATCGACTGGCTGGATCCAACACTTGGATAACGAGATTACCTTCAATAGGAAGACACCATCCCAAATaaaagaggaagaagatccCAATTATGTGCGTAAGGTTaagatgaaaaatttatGGCCAGCCTTTTGTGCTGGTGCCGGTTTATTCTCTGAAGGTTATGTGAATAATTCCATTTCCACCGTGTCTACCATTTTGTCCAGAATTTATGGAACAGCCTATTCTGAGTCCAATGCTATTTCTAACGTCTCGTCCATTGCCTTTGTGGGTATCGTTCTCGGACAATTAGGTTTTGGGTATGTTTCTGATCATATCCACAGAAAAGGAGGTATGTTAGTTGCCAACGTCatgttgattttcttcaCCTTGTTGACAGCCGTTGGTACTTGGGGAGCTCATGGGTCTCCTGGTGGTCTTTTTGCCGCATTGACCACTTTCAGATTTTTCTTAGGTATTGCTATTGGTGCTGAATACCCCACGTCTTCTGTGATCGCTTCTGAGTTTGCCAACCAATTGCCTTCTGGTCATAGAAACAGATACTTTGTGTGGTTCACCGATTTCATgattgattttggatttgtgGTTTCTGCTTTTGTACCTTTGGTGTTGTTATGGATCTTTTCAACTCGTCACTTGACAGCAGTCTGGAGATTGACCTTGGGTTTGGGGGTCTTCCCTCCTCTTGCTTTGTTTTTTATGAGATTGAAAGTAGCAGACTCCGATgcgttcaagaaaatgaacATTAAACGGGTCAAGAAAGTTCCATTCCTCTTGATTGCCAAATTCTACTGGTTCAGATTGTTCATTGTTTCCTTTATCTGGttcttgtacaacttcTCTGTCTACTCATTTGGTACCTATTCCAGTTATATTTTTGCTCAAATCATCCCTACTGACGCTGATGGGAATGCTGACTTGTACAAGACGTTTGGTTGGAACGTTGTATTTAACTTATTCTACATCCCAGGTTCATTTTTGGGTGGTTTGATGGCTGATTACTTTGGTCCCAGGTTGACATTGGCTATCGGAGTGGGATTACAAGCTGTTGTCGGGTTCATCATGGCTGGTTGTTATGATTCTTTAGCCAAGCATATTGCTGCCTTTATTGTGGTTTTCGGAATTTTCTCTGCTTTGGGAGAAGTTGGTCCTGGTGATAACATTGGTTTATTGGCATCCAAAACTTCAGCCACTGCCATTAGAGGAGAGTATTATGGGATTGCTGCTGCTTGGGGTAAAATCGGTGCTTTCGTTGGTACCTGGGTGTTCCCTGTTATCATTTCCCACACTGACGGTGTTAAGACCCCAATtttcatttcttctggtttcTGTGTCATTTCTTGTATTTTGGCGCTTTTCTTTGTCCCACCTGTTGGTCAGGATGCCATTAACaaggaagatgatgacttcCTCAACTACTTGGTTGACAACGGTTTCGATGTTTCTCAATTGGGAGAAAGCGTTGAAATCGATGAGCAAGCTCAAAAAGAATCCGAAGGCGACAGTGATGTACAAACAGTCAACGAGATTCTTGATACCAAAAAGCAGTAA
- a CDS encoding uncharacterized protein (EggNog:ENOG503P5KJ; COG:K), with the protein MNNSLDYCEVESGLISIYETKQKVHPQALQRGVTYHPDPLLRTYSFLERLKKVVPSQAQLMKYQSIFFAKTHILIPIFDEVSLEEATKRIFNLENATKNKIVEVTITSKTDYAVIASDISPEIQDSFLVDQTLKNQILELCYTLGLNRDPEVYTMEHMDAKTVHLRRKIWFFTYYSIACDSMMYWRVSKPLIYDYDTKFPRFKADCMNVRNATNEKKGIDGMGYAKIITKVVNESLKPAQRVNSEFRGVTLYEYANSLKIFFWNYSGSYESIHDSDVSGSFTFLKVRSFILGRMLTALLQFSAYLKLEEEGSLEESKESLIGCVFTTFDELGKVDGDSFKPKSALYLEMFTSVYNPWIIKLLYMIICISLSLLIRIKYSMLTMEEHGKDNDILYLRMKQWFRMIKVVMLKRVKSLISFSKEYAMANMLVKITLKNLNSTLGVGKTLPVDSEKAKRCRLKLCLADVERMMSSFQPPEVMHEADYLANLDVFTVSDILKSDCDCDSDSKLAVFIKYDKLWIARTLIDMYYDEEYVKHEGEAPNDLFNFDLTPSQEV; encoded by the exons ATGAATAACAGTCTTGATTACTGCGAGGTGGAATCTGGCTTAATAAGCATTTATGAAACAAAGCAAAAAGTGCATCCACAGGCGTTGCAAAGAGGCGTAACATATCACCCGGATCCGCTATTGAGAACATATAGTTTCCTTGAACGATTGAAAAAAGTGGTACCTTCTCAGGCACAATTGATGAAGTACCAAAGCATATTCTTCGCTAAGACTCATATTCTAATACCTATTTTTGATGAGGTCAGTCTTGAAGAGGCTACTaaaagaatcttcaatttaGAGAATGCCACCAAGAATAAGATTGTGGAGGTGACCATAACATCAAAAACAGATTACGCAGTTATTGCCCT GGACATATCACCTGAGATACAAGATTCCTTTTTGGTAGATCAAACCCTCAAGAACCAAATTTTGGAATTATGTTACACTTTAGGCTTGAACAGAGACCCAGAGGTTTATACGATGGAGCATATGGATGCAAAAACCGTTCATTTGCGTAGAAAAATATGGTTTTTTACATATTATTCAATTGCATGCGATTCTATGATGTACTGGAGAGTACTGAAACCTTTGATCTACGACTATGACACAAAGTTCCCCAGGTTCAAAGCTGACTGCATGAATGTCAGAAATGCCACTAATGAGAAGAAAGGTATTGATGGGATGGGGTATGCCAAAATAATCACAAAAGTAGTTAATGAACTGCTTAAACCTGCTCAACGGGTGAACTCTGAATTCAGAGGTGTAACCTTGTATGAATACGCCAATctgttgaagattttcTTTTGGAATTACCTGGGATCTTACGAATCTATTCATGATTCCGACGTGTCTGGGAGCTTTACCTTTTTAAAAGTCAGATCCTTCATACTAGGCAGGATGCTTACTGCTCTACTCCAGTTCAGTGCTTAcctcaaacttgaagaagaaggtaGCCTTGAAGAGTCTAAAGAGTCTTTAATAGGCTGTGTTTTTACAACGTTCGACGAACTAGGTAAAGTAGATGGTGACTctttcaaacccaaaagTGCTCTCTACCTTGAAATGTTCACCCTGGTCTACAATCCCTGGATTATCAAATTGCTTTATATGATCATTTGCATTTCATTAAGCTTACTCATCAGAATCAAGTATAGTATGTTAACAATGGAGGAACATGGAAAAGACAATGATATATTGTACCTTCGAATGAAGCAGTGGTTCAGAATGATTAAGGTGGTAATGCTTAAAAGAGTCAAAAGCTTGATCAGTTTCAGTAAGGAATATGCTATGGCCAACATGTTGGTAAAGATTacattgaaaaatttgaacCTGACATTGGGAGTAGGGAAGACTCTCCCAGTGGATTCGGAGAAGGCCAAGCGTTGCCGGCTCAAACTATGTTTAGCCGATGTAGAACGAATGATGAGTAGTTTCCAACCTCCAGAAGTCATGCATGAAGCTGACTATTTAGCTAATTTGGATGTATTTACAGTATCTGACATACTCAAGTCCGATTGTGATTGTGACAGTGATCTGAAATTGGCtgttttcatcaagtaCGATAAACTTTGGATAGCGAGGACCCTCATTGACATGTATTATGACGAAGAATACGTAAAACACGAAGGAGAAGCTCCAAATGATCTTTTTAACTTCGATTTAACCCCACTGCAAGAGGTATAA